From the Paenibacillus sp. FSL H8-0548 genome, one window contains:
- a CDS encoding PTS sugar transporter subunit IIB — MRQIIVACNSGLGTSLMIRINIEAILVELNVNVSIVHTDLSSLNSYQPQLIVCSSFIKDSIEDVGDVEIIGLDDIMNRQYVKQELMKSVVFQQWLSETE; from the coding sequence ATGAGACAAATTATAGTTGCTTGCAATAGTGGACTTGGTACAAGCTTAATGATAAGAATTAACATTGAAGCTATCCTTGTCGAACTAAATGTTAATGTTTCTATTGTGCATACAGATTTATCATCTTTAAATTCGTATCAACCACAATTAATCGTTTGCTCGTCATTCATTAAGGATTCTATTGAGGATGTAGGAGATGTTGAAATTATTGGATTAGATGATATTATGAATCGACAGTATGTGAAGCAGGAATTGATGAAGAGTGTTGTTTTTCAGCAATGGCTATCCGAGACAGAATAA
- a CDS encoding NAD(P)/FAD-dependent oxidoreductase — translation MSNPETTINPVDILIIGGGPAGLFAAFYGGMRQASVKLIESMPQLGGQLAALYPEKYIYDVAGFPKVTAQELVERLKEQLSHFKQEICLEEKVVSVIKQDERLFKIITDKAIHYAKAIIITAGVGAFEPRRLELPEAAKFEKSNLHYFVGDLQRFKGQRVLISGGGDSAVDWSLMLEPIAESVTLIHRRDKFRAHEHSVENLMSSKVNVHTPVEITALHGEESITKVTLSDVKTKAVTELEVDAVIVNFGFISSLGPIAEWGINIQGNSILVDTRMETNISGLFAAGDITTYPGKLKLIAVGFGEAPTAVNNAKVYVDPSAKLSPGHSSNMKL, via the coding sequence TTGTCTAACCCTGAAACAACAATTAACCCTGTCGATATTCTTATCATCGGAGGTGGGCCTGCAGGATTGTTCGCGGCTTTCTATGGCGGAATGAGGCAAGCATCAGTCAAACTTATCGAGAGTATGCCTCAGCTGGGCGGTCAGCTAGCGGCACTATACCCTGAAAAATATATTTATGATGTGGCTGGCTTTCCAAAAGTGACTGCGCAAGAGCTTGTCGAACGTCTGAAGGAACAGCTATCCCATTTTAAACAGGAAATTTGTCTCGAGGAGAAAGTCGTCAGCGTCATCAAGCAAGACGAACGTCTATTTAAAATTATAACTGATAAAGCTATACATTATGCTAAAGCTATAATCATTACAGCGGGCGTAGGAGCGTTTGAGCCTCGTCGGTTAGAATTACCGGAAGCAGCTAAATTCGAGAAAAGCAACCTGCATTATTTTGTAGGTGATTTACAGCGCTTTAAAGGACAGAGGGTACTGATTAGCGGTGGCGGCGATTCAGCTGTTGATTGGTCGCTAATGCTGGAGCCTATAGCCGAGAGCGTGACGCTTATTCATCGCCGTGATAAGTTCCGTGCGCATGAGCATAGCGTGGAGAATTTAATGAGCAGCAAAGTAAACGTACATACGCCTGTAGAAATTACAGCTCTTCATGGCGAAGAGAGTATTACAAAGGTTACATTATCCGATGTCAAAACAAAAGCGGTAACCGAGCTTGAGGTAGATGCCGTCATCGTGAACTTCGGCTTCATCTCTTCTCTAGGACCTATTGCAGAATGGGGAATAAACATTCAAGGAAATTCTATCCTTGTAGATACTCGGATGGAGACGAATATTTCCGGACTATTCGCTGCTGGAGATATTACGACATATCCAGGCAAGCTTAAGCTTATTGCAGTTGGCTTCGGCGAAGCGCCTACAGCTGTCAATAATGCGAAGGTCTATGTTGATCCAAGCGCTAAGCTCTCTCCCGGTCACAGCAGCAACATGAAGCTTTAA
- a CDS encoding PTS ascorbate transporter subunit IIC, with protein sequence MNVSQWFNNGLFGEPAIMLGLIAFIGLSLQKHPVQKLLSGTIKTMIGFKLMQIGANETGSSLSNLSAVIQNSFQIIGIIPHNETIAAMTQINYGKEMAVILLIGMIVHLVIARFTPVKYIFLSGHHMLFMAALLAGLLVSGSMETWETMLFGGIILAGSMSAAPMLSQRYVRKVIGGDQFAIGHFNSVGYLVAGFVGSLLKTKKPQEKPLKKTKLTVLFQDHMVVIFCFTFILFVIASIFSPAGSIENMFAGRHFIIVSVIQATWFAGGCFIVLAGVRMMLSEIVPAFKGIADRIVPGAIPALDCPVLYSYAPVAAVTGFLLSFAGGFAAMMMMMQLQYTVIIPGIIPNFFSGGAAGVIAYQMGGKRGLVAASLIHGFILTLLPVFLVPLLSNLGYLRTTFADSDFSIVGIIVSNLLNWIF encoded by the coding sequence ATGAACGTCTCCCAGTGGTTTAACAATGGCTTATTTGGTGAGCCTGCAATCATGCTTGGATTAATTGCTTTTATCGGGCTTTCTCTGCAAAAGCATCCGGTTCAAAAGCTGCTAAGTGGAACGATAAAAACAATGATTGGTTTTAAGCTCATGCAGATCGGAGCCAATGAGACGGGCTCCTCCTTGTCAAATTTATCTGCGGTTATTCAAAATAGCTTTCAAATTATTGGCATCATTCCGCATAACGAAACGATTGCTGCGATGACGCAAATTAACTATGGCAAAGAGATGGCCGTTATTTTACTCATAGGAATGATCGTTCATTTGGTAATTGCAAGATTCACTCCAGTTAAATATATTTTTTTATCCGGCCATCATATGCTGTTTATGGCAGCACTGCTTGCTGGCTTGCTGGTATCGGGCTCGATGGAAACATGGGAGACGATGCTTTTCGGCGGTATTATTTTGGCCGGAAGCATGTCTGCCGCCCCCATGTTATCGCAGCGTTATGTTAGAAAGGTTATTGGGGGAGATCAATTTGCAATTGGACACTTTAACAGCGTCGGTTATTTAGTGGCAGGTTTTGTAGGCTCACTCCTAAAAACGAAGAAACCGCAGGAGAAGCCTTTAAAGAAGACGAAGCTGACGGTGTTATTTCAAGACCATATGGTCGTTATCTTCTGCTTTACTTTCATCCTCTTTGTGATTGCTAGCATATTTTCTCCTGCAGGCAGCATTGAAAATATGTTTGCAGGGCGGCATTTTATTATAGTATCCGTTATTCAAGCGACTTGGTTTGCTGGTGGCTGCTTTATCGTGCTCGCAGGCGTACGCATGATGCTCTCTGAGATTGTTCCTGCATTTAAGGGCATAGCTGACCGTATCGTGCCAGGTGCCATTCCCGCCTTGGATTGCCCGGTGCTATATAGCTATGCTCCAGTAGCAGCGGTTACAGGCTTTCTCCTTAGCTTTGCCGGTGGATTTGCGGCTATGATGATGATGATGCAGCTGCAATATACCGTTATTATACCTGGAATCATTCCGAATTTTTTTTCTGGCGGAGCTGCTGGAGTTATTGCTTATCAGATGGGTGGAAAAAGAGGGCTAGTTGCCGCATCGCTCATCCATGGCTTCATATTGACGCTGCTGCCTGTATTTCTTGTCCCCTTACTATCCAATTTGGGCTATTTAAGAACGACGTTTGCAGATAGCGACTTCTCTATTGTCGGCATCATAGTCAGCAATCTATTGAATTGGATTTTTTAG
- a CDS encoding NAD(P)/FAD-dependent oxidoreductase yields MSNIPKIVILGAGYGGILTALRLQKELNYNEADVTLVNKHDYHYITTHLHMPAAGTDNPENARVSISKLIDEFKIDFVKSTVVQIRPQDKKVILEDGTLSYDYLVIGLGGEPETFGIPGLGEHAMNIRSINSVRLIREHIEYQFARYKREPHRTDYLTFVVGGAGFTGIEFVGELSDRIPELCKQFDVDPALVKLYNIEAAPTALPGFDPELVEYGMDVLTKKGVTFRIGTAIKECSPEGVIVGEGEEIKSATVIWTGGIRGNRLIEEAGFETMRGRVKVDEYLRSPSNENIYIVGDNSLMFNEEGRPYPPTAQIAMQQGVVCAHNLVASIRNQPLKNFTFSNKGTVASLGKGEAIGVAFGKKYKGRTAAWLKKAIDLRYLFIIGGIPLVLRKGKFL; encoded by the coding sequence ATGAGCAACATACCTAAAATCGTCATTCTTGGCGCAGGGTACGGAGGAATTTTGACTGCCTTACGTCTGCAAAAAGAATTAAATTACAATGAAGCTGACGTTACACTAGTTAATAAGCATGATTATCATTATATTACAACACATCTTCATATGCCTGCAGCAGGTACGGACAATCCGGAAAATGCCCGAGTAAGCATTTCCAAATTGATTGATGAATTTAAAATAGATTTTGTTAAATCGACCGTGGTACAAATTCGTCCACAGGATAAAAAAGTTATTCTTGAGGACGGCACACTATCGTACGATTATTTGGTCATTGGTCTAGGTGGCGAGCCTGAAACCTTTGGTATTCCAGGTTTGGGCGAGCATGCGATGAACATTCGCAGCATTAACTCGGTTCGTTTGATACGTGAGCATATCGAGTACCAATTCGCACGCTATAAACGCGAGCCGCACCGTACGGACTATTTGACATTTGTTGTAGGCGGTGCTGGCTTTACGGGAATCGAGTTCGTTGGTGAGCTCTCCGATCGTATTCCAGAGCTCTGCAAGCAATTCGACGTAGATCCGGCGCTAGTGAAGCTCTACAATATCGAGGCAGCTCCTACGGCGCTTCCTGGCTTTGATCCTGAGCTTGTTGAGTACGGCATGGACGTATTGACGAAGAAGGGTGTTACGTTCCGTATTGGCACGGCGATCAAAGAATGCTCACCTGAGGGCGTTATTGTCGGCGAAGGCGAAGAAATCAAATCTGCAACTGTTATTTGGACTGGCGGTATCCGCGGTAATCGCTTGATTGAAGAGGCTGGCTTCGAAACGATGCGCGGCCGCGTCAAGGTTGATGAATATTTGCGTTCGCCAAGCAATGAAAATATTTATATTGTCGGTGACAATTCGCTGATGTTCAATGAGGAAGGCCGTCCGTATCCGCCGACTGCTCAAATTGCCATGCAGCAAGGTGTAGTTTGCGCGCACAATCTGGTTGCTTCCATTCGCAATCAGCCGCTGAAAAACTTTACGTTCAGCAATAAGGGAACCGTTGCCTCGCTTGGCAAAGGCGAAGCGATCGGTGTTGCTTTTGGCAAAAAATATAAAGGCCGCACGGCTGCTTGGCTGAAAAAAGCAATCGATTTGCGCTACCTGTTCATTATCGGAGGCATTCCACTCGTTCTACGAAAAGGAAAATTTCTATAA
- a CDS encoding ABC transporter substrate-binding protein: MKKSWIGKLATVALAATMFVGCSSNGNAGNAANSTGQPEASKPKGKLTVYIGFQEDHAVKAIDQFTKDTGIQAEMIRMSAGEILAKIRAEKDNPQASVWYGGPADTFVQAVTEDLLEPYVSPVADKIEAKYKDPDGYWTGVYVGAVAFASNKEFLAKKGLEAPTKWSDLTDPKLKGEIVMASPASSGTAYTAIYSILKAFGDEERGFDYLKQLHPQVQQYTTSGAAPGRMVGMGEAGVGILFAHDIIKYQEEGFDNLVMSFPEDGTGYETGSIGIIKNSKNQDLAKAFVDWALSPPAQEIGKTVGSFQNITNRDAVGPEQAVDMSKITLIDYDIAEAGSQRQRIIDKWNSDVSK, from the coding sequence ATGAAGAAAAGTTGGATTGGGAAATTAGCGACAGTTGCATTAGCAGCGACAATGTTCGTAGGTTGTAGTTCAAATGGGAACGCAGGCAATGCTGCGAACAGCACAGGCCAGCCTGAAGCTTCGAAACCAAAAGGAAAGCTGACCGTTTATATCGGATTCCAAGAGGATCATGCCGTTAAAGCTATTGATCAATTTACGAAAGACACAGGCATTCAAGCTGAAATGATTCGGATGTCCGCTGGTGAAATTTTAGCTAAAATACGTGCGGAAAAGGATAATCCCCAAGCAAGCGTTTGGTACGGCGGCCCTGCCGATACTTTTGTACAAGCTGTAACGGAAGACCTGCTGGAGCCTTATGTATCTCCTGTAGCAGATAAAATTGAGGCCAAATATAAAGATCCAGATGGTTACTGGACAGGCGTTTATGTAGGGGCGGTTGCTTTTGCATCCAACAAAGAGTTTTTGGCAAAGAAAGGGCTTGAAGCTCCAACCAAATGGTCTGATTTGACTGATCCGAAGCTTAAAGGTGAAATTGTAATGGCTTCTCCTGCCTCATCAGGAACAGCGTATACAGCGATTTACAGTATTCTTAAAGCGTTTGGCGATGAAGAGAGGGGCTTTGATTATTTGAAACAGCTTCATCCCCAAGTACAGCAGTACACAACCAGCGGAGCGGCACCTGGACGTATGGTCGGCATGGGCGAAGCCGGCGTAGGCATCTTGTTCGCACATGACATTATCAAGTACCAAGAAGAAGGCTTCGATAATCTTGTTATGTCATTCCCTGAAGATGGTACGGGTTATGAAACAGGCTCGATTGGCATCATCAAAAACTCGAAAAACCAAGATCTTGCTAAAGCGTTCGTTGACTGGGCTTTGTCGCCTCCGGCACAAGAAATCGGTAAAACAGTGGGCAGCTTCCAAAATATTACGAACCGCGATGCAGTAGGTCCTGAACAAGCTGTGGACATGAGCAAAATCACTCTCATCGATTATGACATTGCAGAGGCTGGCTCGCAGCGTCAACGTATCATTGATAAATGGAATTCAGATGTAAGCAAATAA
- a CDS encoding YheC/YheD family protein, giving the protein MGEHQGRQLASKWAKTAVLLTHPSIAPHIPPTKKFTPNHLKSMLDAHQMVVVKPVVGAGGHGVIKVTQNEYGYAYTYYSQTKRFASFAALIGALNKQRKGRAYIIQKGIYLATVNGRPIDYRVKYVKTEKGWVYRAIVGRIARKGLFVTNLCRGGTLVTAAQGISSSLSSSAVSEKKDQMRQLTVLSTGVLEARYPGIGQLGFDYGIDKQGKIWIFEVNTRPQ; this is encoded by the coding sequence TTGGGTGAACATCAAGGAAGGCAGCTGGCGAGCAAGTGGGCCAAAACTGCAGTATTACTTACCCATCCCAGCATAGCGCCGCATATTCCCCCCACTAAAAAATTTACACCGAATCATCTCAAAAGCATGCTGGATGCGCATCAAATGGTAGTAGTAAAGCCAGTGGTAGGTGCCGGCGGGCATGGTGTTATTAAGGTGACGCAAAATGAATATGGGTATGCTTATACTTATTATTCGCAGACGAAACGATTTGCTAGTTTTGCAGCATTAATAGGCGCGCTAAATAAACAACGCAAAGGTCGAGCTTATATTATTCAAAAGGGTATTTATTTGGCAACAGTGAATGGCAGACCTATTGACTACCGTGTGAAATATGTGAAGACGGAGAAGGGCTGGGTTTATCGCGCGATCGTTGGACGAATTGCAAGAAAAGGACTGTTTGTAACGAATTTATGCCGTGGCGGTACATTAGTTACAGCGGCGCAGGGCATCAGCAGCTCATTGTCATCTAGTGCTGTGTCAGAGAAAAAAGATCAGATGAGACAGCTTACTGTCTTGTCAACAGGAGTGCTGGAAGCCAGATATCCTGGTATTGGTCAGCTCGGATTCGATTATGGCATTGATAAGCAAGGGAAAATTTGGATATTCGAGGTTAATACGAGGCCGCAATAG
- a CDS encoding PRD domain-containing protein encodes MITSRQQRILKQLMEADDYISFHQLIDQYGISDRTVRHDLLQLEDWLRSHDVVLERHRTNGVRLNHAPEQMQLLEDKIRQRPVFMDAKQRVTLLLKLLLQEIHVTMDMIMADYSISKSTLLVDLQDIKEWLVQRNLEFNKKKGDLSVSGSEQSKRSAYLEILRAEITEDKLLRYMFDRKDSQEQPLSTENIWFRVDDVKVIFDAIQRLEQLMKMQFADAGYVTVTLHILMAMERIKHDHSIDIDSSLLQELERTEMFHLIKQHVIPAIEQQFQVELPHSEIGYITQHILGAQKQQLPTRDTLFVELAKEIIIRVEKESGYRLQLAEQVIQGLSIHLKPAVYRAKFNLQSKNPLLGQLQQQYGSLMKILERVVNDVMSSISITFDQNEIGYIMLHVASGIAPHLTHANKRVIIVCGSGIGTSAIIKRRLSYIFPQLEIVRTCSYKDSTLLTSSETDAVLTTIDIGHTIAVPWLKVSPLLAVKDQQIIANFFGITYRAETVTATAIQSVNDIINIVERNAVVTNRNKLLEELLLLHQGGSISEDETDSALLLTSLLPKPSIQLQLQTMDWEAAVRFGSQLLIERGASGLQYEQKLIDMIHLNKHSFLIQQGIYFPHAYMPEDVTQTAFSLITFNEPILFGPSKHPIWLMITLAAVDKEKHIAALSTLLEVLSDTNFISYLKTANDSNDLWERLQNMEGK; translated from the coding sequence ATGATCACAAGCAGGCAGCAGCGCATTCTTAAGCAGCTTATGGAAGCAGACGATTATATATCGTTTCATCAGCTTATTGATCAATATGGGATATCCGATCGTACAGTACGTCATGATTTACTCCAGCTGGAGGATTGGCTGCGAAGCCATGATGTGGTACTTGAACGGCATCGTACGAATGGCGTAAGACTTAACCATGCACCAGAGCAGATGCAATTGCTGGAGGATAAAATACGCCAAAGGCCTGTTTTCATGGATGCGAAGCAGCGTGTTACTTTGCTATTAAAGTTATTGCTGCAAGAAATTCATGTCACCATGGATATGATTATGGCGGATTACAGCATTAGCAAAAGTACGCTTTTAGTTGATTTGCAAGATATTAAAGAATGGCTTGTGCAGCGTAATCTGGAATTCAATAAGAAAAAGGGGGATTTATCGGTTTCGGGAAGCGAGCAATCGAAGCGAAGCGCCTACTTGGAAATTCTTCGTGCTGAAATTACGGAGGACAAGCTTCTTCGTTACATGTTTGATCGGAAGGATAGTCAAGAGCAGCCGTTATCAACTGAAAATATTTGGTTTAGAGTTGATGACGTTAAAGTGATTTTTGATGCTATTCAGAGGCTGGAGCAATTGATGAAGATGCAGTTTGCGGATGCAGGCTATGTAACGGTTACGCTTCATATTCTTATGGCAATGGAACGTATCAAGCATGACCATTCCATCGACATTGATTCGAGCCTATTGCAGGAGCTTGAACGAACAGAGATGTTTCATTTAATCAAGCAGCATGTCATTCCGGCGATCGAGCAGCAGTTTCAAGTCGAATTGCCGCATTCGGAAATTGGTTATATCACCCAGCATATTCTTGGCGCCCAAAAGCAGCAATTGCCGACTAGGGATACATTGTTCGTTGAGCTGGCGAAAGAAATTATCATTAGAGTGGAGAAGGAATCGGGCTACAGGCTGCAGCTAGCGGAGCAAGTCATTCAAGGATTGTCGATTCATTTGAAGCCCGCGGTTTACCGTGCGAAGTTTAACCTTCAATCCAAAAATCCGCTTCTCGGTCAGCTTCAGCAGCAATATGGTTCTTTAATGAAAATATTAGAGCGTGTCGTGAACGATGTGATGAGCAGCATATCCATTACGTTTGACCAAAACGAGATCGGCTACATTATGCTGCATGTGGCGAGTGGGATTGCTCCGCATTTAACTCATGCCAATAAACGAGTCATTATTGTTTGTGGTTCAGGCATTGGTACATCAGCGATCATAAAACGGAGACTCTCTTATATTTTTCCGCAATTAGAGATTGTGAGAACATGCTCCTATAAAGACTCTACATTATTGACGTCCTCAGAAACGGATGCCGTTCTGACGACTATTGATATCGGTCATACGATTGCTGTGCCATGGTTAAAGGTATCGCCTTTGCTCGCCGTAAAGGATCAGCAAATCATTGCCAACTTCTTTGGAATTACGTACAGAGCAGAGACGGTAACAGCAACGGCTATACAATCCGTCAATGATATTATAAATATTGTGGAGCGTAACGCGGTTGTCACCAACCGAAATAAGCTATTAGAGGAACTGTTGCTGCTGCATCAGGGCGGGAGCATCAGCGAGGATGAGACGGATTCGGCACTTTTATTGACTTCGTTATTGCCAAAACCATCGATTCAATTGCAATTACAAACGATGGACTGGGAAGCAGCCGTTCGTTTCGGGAGTCAATTATTAATCGAAAGAGGAGCATCTGGTCTGCAATATGAGCAGAAGCTTATCGATATGATCCATTTAAATAAGCACTCTTTTCTTATTCAACAGGGCATTTATTTTCCGCATGCCTATATGCCGGAGGATGTAACGCAAACTGCCTTTAGTCTGATTACATTTAACGAGCCTATCTTATTTGGTCCCTCTAAGCATCCGATATGGCTTATGATAACCCTTGCTGCAGTCGATAAGGAGAAGCATATTGCAGCACTCAGTACGCTTCTAGAAGTGCTGAGTGATACTAACTTTATCAGCTACTTAAAAACGGCGAACGATTCAAATGATTTATGGGAGCGGTTACAGAATATGGAGGGTAAATGA
- a CDS encoding iron ABC transporter permease — MSAMFKRFKREPLLPILIVLVTLSLVVFIVFPLFQILKSSFAGNDGQFGMEGYERVLSGGGLFRSLTNSLLLATISATLSTAIAYMFAYTFAYVNVPFKRLFNAIAILPVISPPFVIALSAMLLLGKQGLITKHLFGFENANIYGLHGLVLVQTLSFFPIAFLTLSGLLRSISPSLEEASQNMGAGKWKTFVSVTLPLSIPGIANAFLLVFVQSLADFGNPMTIGGNYSTVAREIYLQAVGSYNMQAGAALAMLLLTITIIIYILQNFWVGKKSYVTVTGKPTGARRMIESGPIKNVLFVICLIITVVVIAFYALVPVGSFIKLWGINNSFTLDHYKYVLTLGEKAIKDTLMLALIATPIAGLLGMIFAYLIVRKKFVGKKALEAVSMLSIAVPGTVIGIGYILAFNKAPLALTGTGIIIVAAFVVRAMPVGIRSGVAALQQIDPSIEEAATNLGAGQTKVFTSVVLPLIKSAFFSGLVNSFVKSMTAMSAVIFLISAKYNLITASIMAQVEAGRIGAASAYCTILIIIMVIALILLNLLVNWLSGTNRRKQYGKNS; from the coding sequence ATGAGCGCAATGTTTAAAAGATTCAAGCGCGAGCCGCTCCTGCCGATTTTAATCGTGTTGGTCACGCTCAGTTTAGTTGTATTTATAGTATTCCCTTTGTTTCAAATACTAAAATCAAGCTTTGCGGGGAACGATGGGCAATTCGGGATGGAAGGCTATGAGAGGGTGTTGTCAGGCGGGGGGCTATTTCGCTCCCTGACTAACTCTTTACTATTAGCCACGATTTCTGCAACGTTGTCTACTGCAATTGCCTATATGTTTGCTTATACCTTTGCTTATGTAAATGTTCCTTTTAAAAGGTTGTTTAATGCCATTGCTATCCTGCCGGTTATTTCACCGCCATTTGTAATCGCACTATCCGCTATGCTTTTGTTAGGCAAACAAGGTTTAATAACGAAACATTTATTCGGATTTGAAAATGCCAACATTTATGGTCTGCACGGTCTAGTACTTGTTCAAACGTTATCTTTCTTTCCTATAGCCTTTCTTACGTTATCTGGACTGCTACGTTCGATCAGCCCTTCGCTTGAAGAAGCGAGTCAAAATATGGGCGCAGGCAAATGGAAAACGTTCGTTTCTGTCACGCTTCCGCTCTCCATTCCGGGGATTGCCAATGCGTTTCTGCTCGTTTTCGTCCAATCGCTTGCCGATTTCGGCAATCCGATGACGATTGGAGGAAACTATTCGACGGTTGCTCGTGAAATCTATCTGCAAGCTGTCGGAAGTTATAATATGCAAGCAGGCGCAGCGCTCGCAATGCTTCTGTTAACGATTACGATTATTATTTATATTTTGCAAAACTTCTGGGTCGGCAAAAAAAGCTATGTAACGGTTACGGGGAAACCTACGGGTGCTCGTCGCATGATCGAGTCAGGGCCCATTAAAAATGTTCTGTTCGTTATTTGTTTGATCATTACGGTTGTCGTTATTGCTTTCTATGCATTAGTTCCAGTAGGATCGTTTATCAAGCTTTGGGGGATAAACAACAGCTTTACGCTGGATCACTATAAATATGTTCTAACCCTCGGTGAGAAAGCGATTAAGGACACATTGATGCTTGCTTTAATTGCGACTCCGATAGCTGGATTGCTAGGTATGATATTTGCTTATTTAATCGTTCGTAAAAAGTTCGTCGGCAAGAAGGCACTCGAAGCCGTAAGCATGCTGTCTATCGCAGTTCCAGGTACGGTAATCGGTATTGGCTACATTCTTGCTTTTAACAAAGCTCCTTTGGCACTGACGGGGACTGGTATCATTATCGTCGCAGCTTTCGTTGTACGTGCAATGCCGGTAGGGATAAGATCTGGTGTAGCCGCATTGCAGCAAATAGATCCGAGCATTGAAGAAGCGGCTACTAATTTGGGGGCAGGCCAGACGAAGGTATTTACAAGTGTGGTATTGCCGTTAATAAAATCTGCTTTTTTCAGCGGGCTAGTGAACAGCTTTGTAAAAAGCATGACAGCTATGAGCGCGGTAATCTTTCTAATATCAGCTAAATACAACCTAATTACAGCATCCATTATGGCTCAAGTTGAAGCCGGACGTATTGGCGCTGCCAGTGCTTACTGTACCATTCTTATCATTATTATGGTGATCGCGCTAATATTGTTGAACTTGTTGGTGAATTGGCTGAGTGGAACGAATAGGAGGAAACAATATGGCAAAAACAGTTAG
- the sda gene encoding sporulation histidine kinase inhibitor Sda: MELLSDEMLVDTYYAAMHFELEPEFIRMLAIELKRRHINPETVKITA; this comes from the coding sequence ATGGAGCTGCTGTCTGACGAAATGTTAGTAGATACTTATTATGCAGCTATGCATTTTGAATTAGAGCCTGAATTTATTCGAATGTTAGCTATTGAATTAAAACGTAGACACATCAATCCGGAAACGGTAAAGATCACTGCATAA